The genomic segment CAGCCCGTCTTGGCTTTCACTATAGAGAATACGATGAAATTCGCCACGGCTCCCGCAAAAGGAAGAGCAAACCGGTGCTTGAGATGGAAAAACCGTCCGGGTATCGACGATGCGCTGGCCAGAGCCTGTTTCAGGGTTAAATCCGTCACGCGCATGGCGTTAACAACTCCCTGCAACAACGGCAGCGAGCTCCCAGCCAGATACCCGGTTCCGCTCAGGCATACGCGTCCCGAAGGCAACATCTCGACGGGCATGCCGCCGAGTTCGTAGGGTCCCGGCTTAAGTCCCGCCAGATGAATATAGTCGGACGTCAAAATCACGCGCTGCGGCTGCTTCGCCCGGACAAAGGCGCGAAGAACGGGCTCGGGCAGGTGTTCGAGGTCCGGGATAAGCGACGCTTTGAGGCGGTCGTTTGCCAATTGGGGCCACAGAGGGTTGTTATGGCGGTTCATGGTGCCCGCCATGCCGTTGCCCAGATGCGTGGATAACGTCGCGCCCGCCTCGACGGCTCGTTCAATGTCGATGGCCGACGCACCGTGGTGCCCCAAGGCCACGCGCACCCGCCGCCTCACCGCTTCTCGGATAAACGGAATGGCGCCTTCAACTTCCGGCGCGACAGTGATGTAGGCGATGCGGTCTTGCGTAACCCGCATGAATTCCCCGAATTCCGCCAAGGAGGGATTCCGCACATGCTTCTTATCGTGCGCTCCCCGGGGACCGTCTTCCGGAGAGATGTAGGGTCCCTCGAGGTGTATGCCGGGAATAGCGCGCTTGATACGCGGCTCGGTCATGGCTTCCGCAATCGCGGCGCAGCTGTGAATCATATTCTCGGGCGAGCCGGTGATGATCGTGGGTATCCAATGCGAAACGCCCTGGCTGGCGAGAAAATCGTTCAGAGTACAGATGCCAGCCGGCGTGATGTCAAGACTTTGTAAATCGATGCCCTTGGCGCCGTTAATCTGGATGTCGAACAGTGTAGGCGCGATGATGGCCGTCAGCGACCCGACATCGGGAGTGGCCCGGCCGGCCGGTTTGACTGTCTCGACTCGTCCATCTTTCAGGATTACGTCGGACGGGCAGTCAGCACCGGCGAAAACTCCCCTTACGAGGATGCGATTCTTGGTCAAAAGCACGAGCCGCTCTCCTTACCGTTGGCAAGGGTTCTACCATAACGCGCCGTCAGGAAACAATACGGATGTGCGTGACCTTGAGCCATCCGAGGCGCCCATTCCAGACGTGGGCAGCCCCTAAACCCTTCTAAATCCCTGGGTTATGACGGAATACCTTGCCATCAAGGTCCGAACAGAGTGGCAAAGAGTGACGGCGGTGTGGACGAAAAGGCCGTCGCTTATCGGCCGCAATCCGTACAACTTGCTCGGATTGCCCGCAGGTTTACGAAGGCTCAGGGTGTCAACACCTTGCCGCAAAACACTAGAAGCTGGCGAGAAAGTGCAGGTAAGCCTCGATACCTTTGAACAACGTAGGCAGGTGCTGTTTCTCGTTGGGCCCATGGATGCCATCTTCGGGGAGACCAAATCCGAGCAGCACCGATTCGACGCCGAGCATCTGCTTGAGAACTCCGACTACGGGTATGCTCCCGCCTTCGCGGCGAAACACGGGTTCCGCGGCGAAGACGGTCCTGAGGGCCTTCACCGCGGCTTTCATCGCTTCGGAATCGCGGTTCATAAGCGCGCCGGGACCGTGCGAGAGTTCGCGCATTTCCCAGGAGACTGTCTTTGGCGCCTTCCCTGCCAGGTATTGCTCGAGCATGGCCTTAATGGAGGCGGGCTCTTGATTTGCCACGAGGCGGCACGAGAGTTTTGCCAGTGCTTTGGCTGGAAGGATGGTCTTTGCGCCCTCTCCGGTGAATCCCGATACGAGACCGTTGACCTCGAGCGTGGGACGGCCGCCCACGCGTTCGAGGGTTGTGTACCCTTCCTCGCCCCAGAGTTCCCGCGCGCCGGTCATGGCCTTCCACTCGTCGTCGGTTATGGGCCATCGGGCGATCTGGAGGCGCTCTTCCTGATCGAGGGGCACGACGCTGTCATAAAACCCCGGCAGGGTGACGCGTCCCTTTTCGTCGTGCATGCCGGCCACCAGGTCGCACAACACCTGGCCGGGATTGTGCACCGACCCGCCGAAGAGACCCGAGTGCAGGTCTTTGCCGGGGCCGCGGATTTCGAGTTCGAAATAGGCCAGCCCGCGCAAGGCATAGACCAGCGACGGCAACTCGGGCGCTAGAATGCCCGAATCGCAATTCAACACGAAGTCGCATTCGAGCAGGTCGCGGTTTTTCTCGATAAATGCTTCCAGACTTGGCGAACCAATCTCCTCCTCGCCTTCGAGCAGGTATTTCAGGTTCAGGGGCAGTCCGCCGTGCATGGACAAGGCTTCCACGGCCTTGAGTTGGGCGAAGATCTGGCCTTTCATGTCCGATGCGCCGCGGGCGAACAGATAATCGCCGCGTACGGCAGGCTCGAAGGGCGGCGTCTCCCATTGATCGAGCGGGTCGGCAGGCTGTACGTCGTAATGACCGTATACCAGCACCGTGGGCTTGCCCGGCGCGCCCAGCCATTCGGCGTAGACCATGGGATGCAGGGGCGTGGGCATCAACTCCGCCCGCGTCATGCCCACGTGCTTCAACTGGGTG from the Candidatus Hydrogenedentota bacterium genome contains:
- a CDS encoding amidohydrolase family protein; this encodes MLLTKNRILVRGVFAGADCPSDVILKDGRVETVKPAGRATPDVGSLTAIIAPTLFDIQINGAKGIDLQSLDITPAGICTLNDFLASQGVSHWIPTIITGSPENMIHSCAAIAEAMTEPRIKRAIPGIHLEGPYISPEDGPRGAHDKKHVRNPSLAEFGEFMRVTQDRIAYITVAPEVEGAIPFIREAVRRRVRVALGHHGASAIDIERAVEAGATLSTHLGNGMAGTMNRHNNPLWPQLANDRLKASLIPDLEHLPEPVLRAFVRAKQPQRVILTSDYIHLAGLKPGPYELGGMPVEMLPSGRVCLSGTGYLAGSSLPLLQGVVNAMRVTDLTLKQALASASSIPGRFFHLKHRFALPFAGAVANFIVFSIVKAKTGWSSKLNAVFIGGVQYG
- a CDS encoding dipeptidase; translation: MTELDAALSHVRSHHDVYLEQLKSLVAIPSVSTLSEHKKDMVRTAEWLRTQLKHVGMTRAELMPTPLHPMVYAEWLGAPGKPTVLVYGHYDVQPADPLDQWETPPFEPAVRGDYLFARGASDMKGQIFAQLKAVEALSMHGGLPLNLKYLLEGEEEIGSPSLEAFIEKNRDLLECDFVLNCDSGILAPELPSLVYALRGLAYFELEIRGPGKDLHSGLFGGSVHNPGQVLCDLVAGMHDEKGRVTLPGFYDSVVPLDQEERLQIARWPITDDEWKAMTGARELWGEEGYTTLERVGGRPTLEVNGLVSGFTGEGAKTILPAKALAKLSCRLVANQEPASIKAMLEQYLAGKAPKTVSWEMRELSHGPGALMNRDSEAMKAAVKALRTVFAAEPVFRREGGSIPVVGVLKQMLGVESVLLGFGLPEDGIHGPNEKQHLPTLFKGIEAYLHFLASF